A stretch of Aedes aegypti strain LVP_AGWG chromosome 2, AaegL5.0 Primary Assembly, whole genome shotgun sequence DNA encodes these proteins:
- the LOC5571690 gene encoding transformer-2 protein homolog alpha isoform X1 — MSYSRGQYYEQSSRSRSRDRKYRREYREDGYRYSSSYGGGSEYAGRSSGGGGGSYGRRSSRQPHAIESQPHHHGGSEYDESKAVLAVFNLSIYTTESELYDVFTKFGPLKKATVVIDAKTGRSRGFGFVYFDSTEDAKVAHAQANGIEIGDRRIRVDYSATEKPHDPTPGVYYGKVSYPKGGGGGSGGGGGGGSGGYGAPPLGPPAPVGGNMAAPGGYYHCRACEIEARERERWEREARRYGNGRDYYYQDKYAAPEAPRSRDRSAMSRSRSDYYRGGAGVR, encoded by the exons ATGAGCTACTCCAGAGGCCAATATTATGAG CAAAGCTCTCGTTCTCGCAGCCGTGATCGGAAGTATCGCCGTGAATACCGTGAAGATGGTTACCG ATACAGCTCATCCTACGGCGGTGGTTCCGAGTATGCAGGACGCAgcagcggcggcggcggcggaaGTTACGGCCGCCGAAGCTCCCGTCAACCGCATGCCATCGAATCTCAGCCGCATCACCACGGCGGAAGCGAATACGACGAGAGCAAGGCCGTTCTAGCGGTTTTCAATCTAAGCATTTATACCACCGAGTCCGAGCTGTACGACGTCTTTACCAAGTTCGGTCCACTGAAGAAGGCAACCGTAGTGATCGATGCGAAG ACCGGCCGTTCCCGCGGGTTTGGTTTCGTCTATTTCGACAGCACCGAAGATGCCAAAGTGGCGCATGCCCAGGCCAATGGTATCGAAATCGGCGACCGGAGGATACGGGTCGACTATTCAGCAACGGAAAAACCACACGATCCCACTCCAGGAGTGTACTACGGCAAGGTAAGCTACCCGAAAGGAGGAGGCGGTGgaagtggtggtggtggtggtggaggCAGTGGGGGCTATGGAGCGCCTCCGCTAGGACCACCTGCACCTGTTGGAGGCAATATGGCAGCACCTGGTGGCTACTACCACTGCCGAGCATGTGAGATTGAAGCTCGCGAGCGGGAACGATGGGAACGTGAGGCACGGCGCTACGGAAATGG CAGAGATTACTACTATCAGGACAAGTACGCTGCGCCGGAAGCTCCGCGCAGCCGCGATCGGTCGGCCATGTCCCGATCCCGAAGTGACTACTACCGAGGGGGTGCAGGAGTTCGCTGA
- the LOC5571690 gene encoding transformer-2 protein homolog alpha isoform X2 has product MSYSRGQYYEQSSRSRSRDRKYRREYREDGYRYSSSYGGGSEYAGRSSGGGGGSYGRRSSRQPHAIESQPHHHGGSEYDESKAVLAVFNLSIYTTESELYDVFTKFGPLKKATVVIDAKTGRSRGFGFVYFDSTEDAKVAHAQANGIEIGDRRIRVDYSATEKPHDPTPGVYYGKVSYPKGGGGGSGGGGGGGSGGYGAPPLGPPAPVGGNMAAPGGYYHCRACEIEARERERWEREARRYGNGDYYYQDKYAAPEAPRSRDRSAMSRSRSDYYRGGAGVR; this is encoded by the exons ATGAGCTACTCCAGAGGCCAATATTATGAG CAAAGCTCTCGTTCTCGCAGCCGTGATCGGAAGTATCGCCGTGAATACCGTGAAGATGGTTACCG ATACAGCTCATCCTACGGCGGTGGTTCCGAGTATGCAGGACGCAgcagcggcggcggcggcggaaGTTACGGCCGCCGAAGCTCCCGTCAACCGCATGCCATCGAATCTCAGCCGCATCACCACGGCGGAAGCGAATACGACGAGAGCAAGGCCGTTCTAGCGGTTTTCAATCTAAGCATTTATACCACCGAGTCCGAGCTGTACGACGTCTTTACCAAGTTCGGTCCACTGAAGAAGGCAACCGTAGTGATCGATGCGAAG ACCGGCCGTTCCCGCGGGTTTGGTTTCGTCTATTTCGACAGCACCGAAGATGCCAAAGTGGCGCATGCCCAGGCCAATGGTATCGAAATCGGCGACCGGAGGATACGGGTCGACTATTCAGCAACGGAAAAACCACACGATCCCACTCCAGGAGTGTACTACGGCAAGGTAAGCTACCCGAAAGGAGGAGGCGGTGgaagtggtggtggtggtggtggaggCAGTGGGGGCTATGGAGCGCCTCCGCTAGGACCACCTGCACCTGTTGGAGGCAATATGGCAGCACCTGGTGGCTACTACCACTGCCGAGCATGTGAGATTGAAGCTCGCGAGCGGGAACGATGGGAACGTGAGGCACGGCGCTACGGAAATGG AGATTACTACTATCAGGACAAGTACGCTGCGCCGGAAGCTCCGCGCAGCCGCGATCGGTCGGCCATGTCCCGATCCCGAAGTGACTACTACCGAGGGGGTGCAGGAGTTCGCTGA